In Vibrio japonicus, the following are encoded in one genomic region:
- a CDS encoding energy transducer TonB codes for MNLKRYCVAGGVSLAVHAAFLFVAHEPKVFAMPTGNQSTSVSINFTTQPTPKAVETPPTEQPAEKPVTPPPVKEKVVKQEEPKPVKKKAKPVEKKKPVKKQEQPKVKPQKAVEQPKAKQVTQEKPAETHKPEPEKQATDPKPAVSNKGASAQPVLVQKPSFLTNPTPPNYPRLARKRGIEGVAVYEVWLDKNGKQVKQVLMNSSGTKILDKAALDAIKKWKFSPHTVDGVRMAHRVQIPIRFKLDR; via the coding sequence GTGAATCTGAAGCGATATTGCGTAGCAGGCGGCGTATCTTTAGCGGTACATGCGGCGTTTCTTTTTGTCGCCCATGAGCCAAAAGTGTTTGCTATGCCTACGGGTAATCAATCCACATCTGTTTCAATCAACTTTACTACGCAACCTACCCCTAAAGCGGTAGAAACACCTCCTACCGAGCAACCAGCAGAAAAGCCAGTGACTCCGCCACCGGTTAAAGAAAAAGTCGTCAAACAGGAAGAGCCGAAACCCGTTAAGAAGAAAGCCAAACCTGTTGAGAAAAAAAAGCCGGTCAAAAAGCAAGAACAACCCAAAGTTAAACCTCAAAAAGCCGTTGAGCAACCAAAGGCAAAGCAGGTGACACAAGAAAAACCTGCGGAGACGCATAAGCCAGAACCTGAAAAGCAAGCTACAGACCCTAAACCTGCGGTTTCGAATAAGGGCGCGTCTGCTCAACCCGTTCTTGTGCAAAAGCCTTCATTTTTGACCAACCCAACACCTCCAAATTACCCTCGCCTAGCAAGGAAAAGAGGTATTGAAGGCGTGGCCGTTTACGAAGTGTGGCTCGACAAAAATGGCAAACAAGTTAAGCAAGTTCTTATGAACTCTTCTGGTACCAAAATACTGGATAAAGCTGCATTGGATGCAATCAAAAAATGGAAATTTTCTCCGCATACCGTCGATGGCGTACGCATGGCCCATCGAGTTCAAATTCCTATACGTTTTAAGTTGGATAGATAA